The Rhodoferax ferrireducens T118 DNA segment GCGCAGGTCTCGCACATCCGCAAGTTCCACCTGCTGACCAAGGAACTGGACCACGACGACGGTGAAGTGACCGCCACCATGAAGGTGCGCCGCTCCAGCATCTACAAGACCTACGCGGCAGAAATCGAAGCCCTGTACCACTGAACGGAACACGATGAGCCCCAGCACTTGGCCACCCGGCCCCGACGCACCGCTTCAGCTGGAGCGCGACGGTGGCGTGGCCACCCTGCGCTTCAACCGGCCGCACGCCCTCAATGCGGTGGATGTGCCCATGGCGCGGGCACTCCTGAATGCCGTACAAGCGCTGGCGGCCGACCGCTCGGTGCGCGCCGTCGTTCTCTGCGGTGCCGGGCCGGCGTTCATGGCGGGCGGCGACCTTGCCACCCTGCGCGCCGATCCGCTGCGGGGCGCGGCCGATCTGCTGGGTCCGCTCAATGCGGCGCTCATGGTGTTGGCGGCGATGGATGCGCCGCTGATTGCGCAGGTGCATGGGGTCGCGGCCGGTGCCGGCCTGAGTTTGATGCTGCAGGCCGATTTCGTCTTCGCGGCCGAGGGCACGCGCTTCAACCTGGCCTACGTCAACCTGGGCACGAGCTGCGATGTGGGCGCCTCCTGGGCGCTGCCGCGGCTGGTGGGCCTGCGCCGCGCGCTTGAAATCGCCATGCTGGGCGAGACCCTGAGCAGCGCCGACGCCGAGCGACTGGGCCTGGTGAACCGGGTGCTGGCCGCCGGCGAACTCGAGGCCGAGGTCAGCGCGTTTGCGCAGCGCCTGGCCCTTGGTCCGACCGTGGCGCTCGGACGTCTGCGCCGGCTGATGCGCGCCTCATTCGAACGCGATCTGCCAACCCAACTCGCGGCCGAGGCGGCGGCCTTCGCCGAGTGTGCCGGGACCGAGGATTTCAAAGCGGGGATCGAGGCCTTCTTCACCAAGAAGCCGGCTCAGTTCATGGGCCGCTGACGATTCCCCCCGCGCACTGCGCTACACCACCCCGGCCGCGCGCAAGGCAACCATCGCCGCCGCATCCAGCCCCAACTCGGCCAACACCTCCTCGGTGTGTTGCCCCAGGGACGGTGGCGCCCGGCGCAGCACGGGCGGCGTGGCCGTCAAGCGCAGCGGGCTCGCCACCGTGACGATGTTTGCTATATGTTTTATAGCTGATTGCGCAGTATTGACGGTGGCTACAGCCTGATTGACCACTAAACCACGGGCCTGCACCTGGGCGTCGGCAAAAGCCTGGCCGAGGTCGTTGATCGGGCCGCAGGGCACGGCTTTGTCTTCCAGCAGGGCAACCCACTGCGCGGTGGTGCGCGTTTGGGTGAGCGCCTGCAGCGCCGGGATCAAGGCGTCGCGGTGTTTGACGCGCAAGGTGTTGCTGGCAAAACGGGGGTCGCTTGCCCACTCGGGGTGCTCGGCGGCCTGACAAAAGCGGGCAAACTGGCCGTCGTTGCCCACCGCCAGCAGCATGGCGCCGTCCAGCGTGGGAAAGGTCTGGTACGGCGCCAGACTCGGATGGGTGTTGCCTTGGCGCTGCGGCACGGCGCCGGTGTTCAGGTAGCCCGCCGCCTGGTTGCCCAGCACGGCCATGCCGACATCGAGCAGGGCCATGTCGATGTGCTGGCCCTGACCGGTGCGGTGGCGCACTTCGAGTGCCGCCAGAATGGCGCTGGTGGCATAGACGCCGGTGAAGATGTCGATCACCGCCACGCCGACGCGCATCGGGCCGCCGCCGGGCGTCGCATCGGCCTCCCCCGTGATGCTCATCAGGCCGCTCATGGCCTGGATCATCAGGTCGTAGCCGGCGCGCTCGGCGTACGGGCCATCCTGGCCAAAGCCGGTGACCGAGCAGTAGATCAGGCGCGGGTTGATGGCGTGCAGGCTCTCGAAATCAAGGCCGTATTGCTTGAGGCCGCCGACCTTGAAGTTCTCCACCAGGATGTCGCTTTGCAGCGCCAGCTGGCGGATCAGCGCCTGGCCTTCTGGCTTGGCCATGTCGAGCGTGATGGCGCGTTTGTTGCGGTTGCAGGCGGTGAAATAAGTGGCCTGGGTCGTGTCGTTGCCGTCTGCGTCCTTGAGGAACGGCGGGCCCCAATGGCGGGTGTCGTCGCCGGCACCTGGGCGCTCGACCTTGATCACGTCAGCGCCCAGGTCGGCCAGCATCTGGGTGCACCAGGGGCCGGCGAGGACGCGGGAGAGATCCAGCACCTTGAGGTGGGACAGGGCGCCCGCTGGCGCGGTGGCTTGTGGGTCTGCTTGGTTCATGTCTGCTTTCAATTTCGTTTTCAATTCGTTTTCGACTTGTTTGAATGCGCTGCGATTGACTGGTGAGGATTTGTTTTTTGCCATTTTTCCCCCACTCTCTCACCCCCGCCTCTCTCCCGCCCCGCCGGGCGGGAAAGAGGAGCCAACAGCCACATTTGGCCCTGTTTCTTAAGGCGGGAAATGAACGCTCCGTGGCGCGTTGGCCTCAAAGTGGCGGTAACCCATGGACAGACCGATCCAGTCATTGGAACGCTCGCTGCCACGCCCAAACTGAAAGCCGGCGTAGCCTCTGTATCGGTGATCGGCCCGTTAATGCCATGGCCCCACTTTGAGGTCAGCGCGCCCTCAAGAATCAAATTTCCCACCATTCAAGAGTTGGCCAAATGTGGCTGTTGGCTCCCCTTTCCGCCCCGGCGGGGGTGGAAAGGGGCGGGGGGATAGGGGGGGGAATACAAAAGCAACCAAATCAATCTTCCCCACGAGCCAAATCAACACTTTGCCGAGTCAATTGCGCCGTCGCAAGACAAATCAAATCGCTCAGTTCGCAAACGCCGCAATCCCCGTCTGGGCCCGACCCAGAATCAGGGCGTGGATGTCGTGCGTGCCTTCATAGGTGTTGACCACTTCCAGATTCACCAGATGCCGCGCCACGCCAAACTCGTCCGAAATACCATTGCCGCCCATCATGTCGCGCGCCAGGCGGGCAATGTCGAGCGCCTTGCCGCAGGAGTTGCGTTTCAGAATCGAGGTGATTTCAACCGACGCCGTGCCTTCGTCCTTCATGCGCCCCAGCCGCAGGCAGCCTTGCAGGCCGAGCGCAATCTCGGTCTGCATGTCAGCCAGTTTCTTCTGGATCAACTGGTTGGCAGCCAGGGGGCGGCCAAACTGTTTGCGGTCCATCACGTAGCGGTGCGCGCGCAGCCAGCAGTCTTCGGCCGCGCCCAGCGTGCCCCAGGCAATGCCGTAGCGGGCCGAGTCCAGGCAGGTGAACGGACCTTTGAGGCCGCGCACCTCGGGGAAGGCGTTTTCTTCCGGGCAAAACACGCCGTCCATCACGATCTCACCGGTGATGCTGGCGCGCAAGCCGACCTTGCCGTGAATAGCGGGGGCACTCAAACCGGCCATGCCTTTGTCCAGCACAAAACCGCGAATCGGCCCGACCTTGCCGCTCTCGGAAACCTCCTTGGCCCAGACCACAAACACATCGGCAATCGGGCTGTTGGAGATCCACATCTTGGCGCCACTGAGCTTGTAGCCGCCCGCCACCTTGTGCGCGCGGCTGGCCATGGAGCCGGGGTCGGAGCCGTGGTCAGGCTCGGTCAGTCCAAAGCAGCCAATCCATTCACCGGTCGCCAGCTTGGGCAGGTATTTCTGTTTTTGCGCCTCGGTGCCAAAGTCAAAAATCGGCAACATCACGAGCGAGCTTTGCACACTCATCATGGAGCGGTAGCCGGAGTCAACACGCTCGACTTCACGCGCGATCAGGCCGTAGGCGACGTAGCTCAGGCCCGGGCCGCCGTAGGCCTCGGGAATGGTGGGGCCGAGCAGGCCGAGTTCGCCCATTTCCCGGAAGACGGCGACATCGGTCTGCTCCTTGCGAAAGGCTTCGATCACGCGCGGCTGCAGCTTGTCCTGGCAGTAGGCGGCAGCGGCCTCACGCACCATGCGCTCGTCGTCACTGAGTTGGCTGGTCAGCAAA contains these protein-coding regions:
- a CDS encoding CaiB/BaiF CoA transferase family protein, which translates into the protein MNQADPQATAPAGALSHLKVLDLSRVLAGPWCTQMLADLGADVIKVERPGAGDDTRHWGPPFLKDADGNDTTQATYFTACNRNKRAITLDMAKPEGQALIRQLALQSDILVENFKVGGLKQYGLDFESLHAINPRLIYCSVTGFGQDGPYAERAGYDLMIQAMSGLMSITGEADATPGGGPMRVGVAVIDIFTGVYATSAILAALEVRHRTGQGQHIDMALLDVGMAVLGNQAAGYLNTGAVPQRQGNTHPSLAPYQTFPTLDGAMLLAVGNDGQFARFCQAAEHPEWASDPRFASNTLRVKHRDALIPALQALTQTRTTAQWVALLEDKAVPCGPINDLGQAFADAQVQARGLVVNQAVATVNTAQSAIKHIANIVTVASPLRLTATPPVLRRAPPSLGQHTEEVLAELGLDAAAMVALRAAGVV
- a CDS encoding enoyl-CoA hydratase/isomerase family protein translates to MSPSTWPPGPDAPLQLERDGGVATLRFNRPHALNAVDVPMARALLNAVQALAADRSVRAVVLCGAGPAFMAGGDLATLRADPLRGAADLLGPLNAALMVLAAMDAPLIAQVHGVAAGAGLSLMLQADFVFAAEGTRFNLAYVNLGTSCDVGASWALPRLVGLRRALEIAMLGETLSSADAERLGLVNRVLAAGELEAEVSAFAQRLALGPTVALGRLRRLMRASFERDLPTQLAAEAAAFAECAGTEDFKAGIEAFFTKKPAQFMGR
- a CDS encoding acyl-CoA dehydrogenase; amino-acid sequence: MAHASFNWQDPFLLTSQLSDDERMVREAAAAYCQDKLQPRVIEAFRKEQTDVAVFREMGELGLLGPTIPEAYGGPGLSYVAYGLIAREVERVDSGYRSMMSVQSSLVMLPIFDFGTEAQKQKYLPKLATGEWIGCFGLTEPDHGSDPGSMASRAHKVAGGYKLSGAKMWISNSPIADVFVVWAKEVSESGKVGPIRGFVLDKGMAGLSAPAIHGKVGLRASITGEIVMDGVFCPEENAFPEVRGLKGPFTCLDSARYGIAWGTLGAAEDCWLRAHRYVMDRKQFGRPLAANQLIQKKLADMQTEIALGLQGCLRLGRMKDEGTASVEITSILKRNSCGKALDIARLARDMMGGNGISDEFGVARHLVNLEVVNTYEGTHDIHALILGRAQTGIAAFAN